In Salmo trutta chromosome 24, fSalTru1.1, whole genome shotgun sequence, the DNA window CAAAATACTTAAAGTAGCTTATCTATTTACTACTGTGAAGtgggtccaattaaatgagagatgggaTGAATGGTAGCCTATCCTAACTTGTATGAAACCATCagtcagaaaaggtgaggaatttattctaCAATGGTCATGTAATTGAGGTAAAGAATAAATCTATTTCTATAATTATTTTAGATCAAAAAGGGATTTTTGCTCTTCTCACTAATGGTAAATGATTGCATCTTATATTTAGCTAGGcctatctgtttttatttttgtttattttttactttttttgttaTGTGTCATCATATTTTCCTGCACAAGGCTACTTCAGCCTTCTTACAATGCAATACTTAAACCACTAGAAACTGTGCGTACGCATGGTGTAAAGCAGCAGTGGCGAACTAATTGTGCCCCGGGGTCAGCATTCGGTTTTCAACGAGTTCGAGGGCCACActgaaaatgttatatttcctTGCCATCAAAATTAGCTAAAAAATACATCCTATATTCATAGTTTTTTGAATTTTcaatgctccctgactgtcttcTGATTTTATTAGCGAGATGAACAGTCAAGAAACTATGAATATAGGTTCATTATAATTTCTAGTTtagatttggttttagtcatttttaaagtatattgagtGGCTTTTGTTTTTACTGGGACCACCTTTGTGGGctgtatgtttgacacccctggtctaaaaTTTGCAGGAGGATAAGCACATTACATCAAGTTACATTTTTATTAATGCCAACTTGTGAGAATACTGGCGCATGcatattttgtgtgtgtatgcaacaCTTGAGGCCCCTGAACAATATGAAATACTAATTTAGCATGATTTCCTTTTGTATATTAATAATTTATCCTTGTTACTCAATCATATAGGGCAGGCATTTTTGCAGTGTATATAGTTTGTCTGTATAGGTTCATGTCTTATGTGAAAATCAGATGATTTGTCATAAGATAAGTGTTGTCAGATAATTGTTTACTGAGACAGGTCTATGGTATGGCTATGTACCTACACATGACTACCAAaataaacacttgagtaaatgagggttgTGAAGTATATTGAAAGTGGGTGATTCCGTGCAGCTGTGGTTCcggagttaattaagcaattaacatcatGATTAGGGTCATATAAAATGCCCAGTTTCCCATTATTTCAGCTACCATGTCTAGAAGAGATCGGTGACTttaaagaggggtctcaaaggagcataggtggtttaaagtgtgtgtgtcacCAGCTCTCAACTCAATTGAACACTTCTGGGAGAGTCTGGAGTGGCGCcagagacagcattttccaccatcaaaacaccaaatgatggaatttctcaggAAGAATGGCGTCGCTTCTCAATCCTCGTGACCCGTGGGGATGTTAAATATTAGTGATGGCAATATTACTGTGCAATGTAGATGTTCTATTTTCACCTGAGATTGCGTAACAACTCGTATGTTGATGTAGTGTCCATCGGTTATGAATGTTTCAACCTCTATGTTGAAGTTGTGCTTTTATGTCAGTTCCTGGCTTCAAAAGGGCACCAAAAACAACACTAACCATGAGTTTTAGTGGTTCTGCTGCCACAGAAACAGACCCTGGGTCTGTTCTAACGTGTCTCATCTCGGTTAACCCAGAGGTAAAACCTCATGTAGTTTGGGCAACAGATCGTCACACGGGAGAGTATAACGTGACAAACAAATTCAGTTCctgcgatttttttttttttttttttttactaacagATCTCATAGTTTATAGCTAACAGAAATTGTAATTGAAACACCTTGCCAAACAACCGGCATGTTTTTCAAATTTCCAAGGAACGATTCCAGTGATCATGTGAATTTCATCTGCTCCGATTGGATGAAACAGGCCGCACTGCTGTATGGGATGAGTAGTTTGTTTGCCCCCTAACTGGTATGTACACAGTCTTGTACCCTTGACTTTTCTTCCATATCACTTTTTTTTGTTATGATTTCTAGTCTTTTGAATGAATGGTTCACCCTGGAGATTTTTGTACCTATTCCACTTGATGAGCATTTTTGTTGAAATTTGCATGCTAAAAACAAGTGGGTGTGTCAGTTCCGGAACCATAACTGTGGAAAGCGGGGCGTGGTGGCACAACGCCcttttaagacactttatgttggtgtttccttttattttggcagttgccTGTATATTCATGTAGATGTACTTGTTTAGGATATGAATATCTTCTGGAGGCTGCTATTAAGACAGCTAGtcctgtttttgtttggttatggcTTATCCAGGGTATTCTTGGAGCTTTGTCAGCCCTTGTTCCTAACATCATTAAAACATTTATGCCCTGAAAGCAGCATGTATGTCTTTTTAACTGGATGAAATCTCATGAATGGGAACCATATTGACGATGAGCAATAAAACAAGCTGTGAAAGCTTGCTGTCACAGTGGCCAAAACTTTATTGCATTGAATTTTACACAGTAACAAAGTAAAacattaaaatgtgttttatgTAATCCAAAATCTTCCAGAAGTAAAATGTTACTTATGTAATTCACACATTGATCTAGTCTCGTTCATCAACCACGTGTGCCTAGTAGTCTGACATGAGATTCATCCGTTTATAATGGTCTAGCGTTCCTGTAACAATTATGCTGAACCTTTAAGAATTAATTTTGATATAGTGTACTGGCCTGTTAAGGTCTGAACACTGTTGGTCCAAGACTCCTTTGAAAACTTCAAAGCGGTGATTCAGATCTTTTTGAGTGTGGATTTTATATTTAGTCCCAAATGCCCCATCGGTAGAGGATGTTCCATAGAAGACTCTGCCTATCCTAGAATGGACTAGCGCCATGGCACACATAACACAAGGCTCTCGAGTAACATACAAGTCGTACCCGGTGCAGATGTATGGCTCACCGCTCTCCTCTGCACTGTCCCCGTCCTGCACGACCCCACAGGTTGTCATGGTGGTGGCGCCCTGTTTTTGAGAGGGTGAGGAATACGGCAAAACAGACTGGCAGGCGGGGTACTTGTCATAGGTGTAGGCCCCACCCCCCTGCCCACGTGCCACAAGGTCAATGCAGACCATGATGGCGTGATGAAGTGGGTGACCGCCTTGCCGGCAGTCATGTCCCACAGCGAGGATCCTCTCTGCCTCTGGGTCAACGACCGCAGCCCCCACAGCCTCCATGCCACTCTCCTGCCCCGCTCTGGCTGCAGCCACAGCAGCCATCATGTACTCCTGCATCTTTGATTTCTGAGAGGAGGTGAACAGCTGGCCCCTCAGGGCCACAGTCACCTGTTTGTCCTCGTGAAAGGAGGTGGGCCAGTGTTTGCTGGCCTGCTCAAACTGCGGTCTGGTCAAAGGAGGGCATGCTGGTATCTTGACCAGGAAAGGGTCTCCTAGACCTTCACAGTTTAATCTACCGGAGGACGACAGATCAGATATGTGCAGCTCCTCACTGCGGTCAATGACTGGTGCATCACTGGCAAGGCATACAATGACCTCCAGAGGGTGAGGGCTGCCCTTATCCTTGCATGACCGTACTCTCTTGATGTGCTGAAGACCAGGTAATGGGTATACTTTGGCCAACTCCTTGATCAAACGAGAGGTTTCTTTCTTGTTGATGATGGGAGCTGCAAAGGCCTCGATTAGCTCAATGTCTTGTGACTGCTCGTTGGACAGCACAGGGTAAGCAACCCAGGAGTCGATGTCACACTCATATTCTTTTCTGCGTTTGAGTTGTGGCTCCATTTCAAAGCACCTCTGTTAAAAATCAGGACGAAACACAACTCGGATACAGACCAAATGTTTACAAGAAGATAAACGTTGGATGTAGTGGCGCAGAGATGTAAGGTTATTTCAGAGCATGCGAAAAAAAATACTGTCAGTGTATACTTAACATTACCGATTGATGAATTAAAATTACCTTGTTGACCAGCTTTGATTAGAAGTGTAAAACGTGACAGATTTCAGATACGTGGAGCTAGCTCTCCCTTTCCATTCATGCTTGTTGATGTCCGACTGCATATTATATCCCCCTGAAACGAAGGCTATCACTCTTCATAGCCACCCACAGTTTTGTTTCCTAGATTCATAAAATGTACTGATTTTAAATGAAAACAATCCCTTTGATATCGGAAAAACCTTTTAACATTTTCTTCATATTTCTCAAATCATaaaaatgaaaccatctaacGCTAGATTAGTGTTATTTGTGGTTTCATGGAGGAGTTGTTTTCATGTGACACAAAGCTCCTCACAGGTAGAATAAGTACACGATCAtcgcaggttaggagaattgggttaaggttaatacaaaaggttagggttagcttaaGTACATtgatttgacaaaagctggagaTCGTCTAGCCATGACCAAAGTACACGGGACGTCATTAGCTTCTATGAAGGGGCCCGGGTCCGGTCTAGAAGCACGttttccactgctcctacagttaTGCTTTGGTACTACAGTTTAACTGGAGCCTGGCCCAGAAAAACCATTTCCATACACCGCCACATAGCGAAGTCAGACGTGAAAAATCCTCATAAgacactttagtcatcaccttttgtgcacaaaacatccaTTGAATTATTCAAATAACTGTTGCTGAGGCCATTTTATTTTATCACTCACAGCTGAAGATAATGGCAGTGTCCGAGAGAACCAAAACGACTGAATGCGACTGCAGACTGATATACAAATCACCttacatcataaataactactaatttattatttgtattattattgtgGTTTTGATCCTTTAACATTTTCTATTCATCCTATGTCTGATGTTTTTGGATGACATGATGACGTTGTTGCTCCCTGTGCGCACTGAATGCTAGTGCGCATGTGATGTTGGTCCATATAAACCGGATGCAACCCGATATAGACAGTCCATGAATTGACCTATGCGAACCAAAGTg includes these proteins:
- the LOC115160659 gene encoding probable inactive tRNA-specific adenosine deaminase-like protein 3; this translates as MEPQLKRRKEYECDIDSWVAYPVLSNEQSQDIELIEAFAAPIINKKETSRLIKELAKVYPLPGLQHIKRVRSCKDKGSPHPLEVIVCLASDAPVIDRSEELHISDLSSSGRLNCEGLGDPFLVKIPACPPLTRPQFEQASKHWPTSFHEDKQVTVALRGQLFTSSQKSKMQEYMMAAVAAARAGQESGMEAVGAAVVDPEAERILAVGHDCRQGGHPLHHAIMVCIDLVARGQGGGAYTYDKYPACQSVLPYSSPSQKQGATTMTTCGVVQDGDSAEESGEPYICTGYDLYVTREPCVMCAMALVHSRIGRVFYGTSSTDGAFGTKYKIHTQKDLNHRFEVFKGVLDQQCSDLNRPVHYIKINS